One region of Betaproteobacteria bacterium genomic DNA includes:
- a CDS encoding YciI family protein — MLYAIIAEDKAGTLERRMAARPAHVERLQALQAEARLILAGPCPAIDSPDPGPAGFSGSIIIAEFASLAIAQAWADADPYIAAGVYEKVVIKPFKKVLPA, encoded by the coding sequence ATGCTGTACGCCATCATTGCCGAAGACAAGGCCGGCACACTTGAAAGGCGCATGGCTGCCCGCCCTGCACACGTCGAGCGCCTGCAGGCTCTGCAAGCCGAAGCCCGACTGATCCTGGCCGGCCCATGTCCGGCCATCGACTCCCCCGACCCCGGCCCGGCCGGCTTCTCGGGCAGCATCATCATTGCCGAGTTCGCCTCGCTGGCGATCGCGCAGGCCTGGGCTGACGCCGACCCCTACATTGCTGCCGGGGTCTATGAAAAGGTCGTCATCAAGCCTTTCAAGAAAGTCCTGCCGGCGTGA
- a CDS encoding septation protein A, whose amino-acid sequence MKLLFDLFPVILFFATFKYTEKNPELASSWMGSLLGFVPDDIKLAPILLATVVVIAATVAQIIWVQLRHGKVDKMLWVSLILVVVFGGLTLAFQNEAFIKWKPTILYWVFAGSMAFSALILKKNPIKAMLGEQLTLPEPIWAKLNLAWIAFFVVMGVLNLLIAFNFSTDTWVNFKLFGGMGLMLVFVLGQGMLLSKYVEEEK is encoded by the coding sequence ATGAAACTGCTCTTCGACCTCTTCCCTGTCATCCTCTTTTTCGCCACTTTCAAGTACACGGAAAAGAATCCCGAACTCGCGTCCAGCTGGATGGGCTCACTGCTTGGCTTCGTCCCCGACGACATCAAGCTGGCGCCGATTCTGCTAGCCACCGTCGTCGTTATCGCTGCCACGGTCGCCCAGATCATCTGGGTGCAGCTCCGTCACGGCAAGGTCGACAAAATGCTCTGGGTCAGTCTCATACTGGTTGTCGTCTTCGGCGGCCTGACACTGGCCTTCCAGAACGAAGCCTTCATCAAATGGAAGCCCACCATTCTTTATTGGGTTTTTGCCGGCAGCATGGCATTCAGCGCGCTGATCCTCAAAAAAAATCCGATCAAGGCCATGCTCGGCGAACAACTGACCCTGCCCGAACCCATCTGGGCCAAGCTCAATCTGGCGTGGATTGCCTTCTTTGTGGTGATGGGGGTGTTGAATCTACTCATCGCCTTCAATTTTTCGACCGATACCTGGGTCAATTTCAAACTGTTCGGCGGTATGGGCCTGATGCTTGTTTTCGTGCTCGGCCAAGGCATGCTGCTGTCCAAATATGTTGAGGAAGAAAAGTAA
- a CDS encoding response regulator, which produces MHNVLIIDDSDINLTLIKALVIKLGDCSPTIFDNPLAALAWCRENVPDLVIVDYMMPDMDGLKFISAFRALHGRNEIPVLMITANDQKDIRYEALLGGANDFLTKPIDRIEFSARARNMLSLRTGQKFLADRAEHLSSLVEERTAQIREREKELIFRISRAAEFRDPETGAHIQRMAHYSQIIALGLDLSLQQQKLILEAAPMHDVGKIGIPDYILLKPGKLTPEEFEVMKGHSKIGYELLKDSRSEIMRAGAEVAISHHEKFDGTGYPHGLKGNQIPLFGRIVAVADVFDALTSERPYKRAWPLGDACQFLEDGRGKHFDPLCVEAFLAGWEHVLDVRQRFRDEEVPMI; this is translated from the coding sequence ATGCATAACGTCCTGATCATCGATGACAGTGACATCAACCTGACGCTGATCAAGGCGCTGGTGATCAAACTGGGTGACTGTAGCCCGACTATTTTTGATAATCCCCTGGCGGCACTGGCGTGGTGCCGCGAAAACGTGCCTGATCTGGTCATTGTCGATTACATGATGCCGGACATGGATGGCCTGAAATTCATCAGCGCCTTTCGTGCCTTGCATGGGCGCAATGAAATCCCGGTCCTGATGATTACGGCCAATGACCAGAAGGACATTCGCTACGAGGCGCTGCTTGGCGGGGCTAACGACTTCCTGACCAAGCCGATCGATCGGATCGAGTTCTCAGCCCGTGCCCGCAACATGCTGTCGCTGCGCACCGGCCAGAAATTCCTTGCGGATCGTGCCGAGCATCTTTCTTCGCTGGTTGAAGAACGAACTGCCCAAATTCGCGAGCGCGAGAAGGAACTGATTTTCCGTATTTCGCGGGCTGCTGAATTTCGTGATCCAGAAACCGGGGCGCACATCCAGCGCATGGCCCATTACTCGCAGATTATTGCCTTGGGGCTGGATCTCAGCTTGCAGCAACAGAAGCTGATACTCGAAGCGGCGCCGATGCATGATGTGGGCAAGATAGGCATTCCCGATTACATCCTGCTCAAGCCGGGTAAATTGACGCCGGAAGAGTTCGAGGTCATGAAGGGGCATTCAAAGATTGGCTATGAATTGCTCAAGGATAGCCGTTCGGAAATCATGCGCGCCGGGGCCGAGGTTGCCATTTCGCATCACGAAAAATTCGACGGCACCGGTTATCCGCATGGTTTGAAAGGCAATCAGATTCCCTTGTTTGGTCGTATTGTCGCGGTAGCCGACGTCTTCGATGCATTGACGTCCGAGCGCCCTTACAAGCGGGCGTGGCCATTGGGTGATGCCTGCCAGTTTCTTGAAGACGGGCGCGGCAAGCATTTCGATCCACTGTGCGTGGAAGCTTTTCTCGCTGGCTGGGAGCATGTTCTCGATGTTCGTCAGCGCTTCCGTGACGAAGAAGTCCCCATGATTTAA
- a CDS encoding Hpt domain-containing protein — MAEAFILDRASILERLGDDEEIYSMMVDMYLDDVGNNCSALVAAFESGDASVLQREAHTIKGLLATFSDDAGAADAMRLESQAKQGNLAGLGDAVASLQHRLREVATALSVR; from the coding sequence ATGGCAGAAGCATTCATCCTTGACCGGGCATCAATTCTTGAGCGATTGGGCGACGACGAGGAGATCTATTCAATGATGGTGGACATGTATCTCGACGATGTTGGCAACAACTGTTCGGCGCTGGTGGCTGCTTTTGAGTCGGGAGATGCCTCGGTCTTGCAACGCGAAGCGCATACCATCAAAGGACTGCTTGCGACTTTTTCGGATGATGCGGGTGCTGCTGATGCAATGCGTCTGGAGTCTCAGGCCAAGCAGGGAAATCTTGCCGGCCTCGGTGATGCAGTTGCCAGTTTGCAGCACCGGCTGCGCGAAGTCGCAACAGCCCTAAGTGTCAGGTAA
- the bioD gene encoding dethiobiotin synthase: MTRAYFLTGTDTEIGKTYITCALLHRAGLDGLRAVGLKPVAAGTNIAGLNDDVEAIRAASNVKLPREIINPYCFEAAIAPHIAAAEEGRHIEYESIKVSCEQAGQQADLVIVEGVGGFCVPLGIDQSAADLAVKLGLPVILVIGMRLGCINHALLTAEAITARGLKIAGWVANRIDPAMSRFDENLATLRSLLPAPLLGVVPYEPTGGTVGAAGCLQLPDT; encoded by the coding sequence ATGACTCGCGCCTATTTTCTGACCGGCACCGACACCGAAATCGGCAAGACCTACATCACCTGCGCCCTACTCCACCGCGCCGGGCTTGACGGCCTGAGGGCTGTCGGCCTCAAGCCGGTCGCTGCCGGCACAAACATTGCCGGACTGAACGATGATGTCGAAGCCATTCGTGCGGCCAGCAACGTCAAATTACCGCGTGAAATCATCAACCCGTATTGCTTCGAGGCTGCCATCGCACCGCATATTGCCGCCGCCGAAGAAGGCAGACACATCGAATACGAGTCGATCAAGGTCAGCTGCGAGCAGGCCGGACAGCAAGCTGATCTTGTCATCGTCGAAGGCGTGGGTGGTTTTTGCGTACCGCTGGGCATTGACCAGAGCGCAGCCGATCTGGCCGTCAAGCTCGGCCTGCCGGTCATCCTCGTCATCGGCATGCGGCTTGGCTGCATCAATCACGCGCTGCTGACAGCAGAAGCCATCACCGCACGTGGTTTGAAAATAGCGGGCTGGGTGGCCAATCGCATCGATCCGGCCATGTCACGTTTTGATGAAAACCTGGCGACGCTAAGGTCGCTGTTGCCGGCACCGCTACTCGGTGTGGTGCCCTACGAACCGACTGGCGGCACTGTCGGCGCCGCCGGATGCCTGCAATTACCTGACACTTAG
- the bioC gene encoding malonyl-ACP O-methyltransferase BioC gives MNRPSKARIRQSFERAALTYDSAADIQRRICTQLAEGLPDFTPARLLDAGCGTGYAQTDLQSRYPDVHAIGLDLSPAMLHRIAAPCCRIAGDLEHLPLADASIDFYWSSLAVQWCDLHIALREAHRALRPNGLVAVASLGPATFHEMRHAFAEVDDYRHTLNFHSENEIRKIATNLGFTAVNTKKSTKIAHYADFKTLLRAVKAIGANQLGDGRRTSLMSRNNFQRAEAAYEQLRTSAGLPLSYDVIYLYANK, from the coding sequence ATGAATAGACCGTCCAAGGCTCGCATCCGGCAATCGTTCGAGCGCGCCGCCCTGACTTACGACAGCGCGGCCGACATCCAGCGCCGAATTTGCACACAGCTCGCCGAAGGCTTGCCGGATTTCACCCCGGCCCGCCTTCTCGATGCCGGGTGCGGCACTGGCTATGCGCAAACCGATCTGCAGTCGCGCTATCCGGATGTGCATGCCATCGGGCTCGACCTGTCGCCCGCCATGCTGCACCGGATCGCAGCCCCCTGCTGCCGCATCGCGGGCGATCTGGAACACCTGCCGCTGGCCGACGCCAGCATTGATTTCTATTGGTCCAGCCTTGCCGTCCAGTGGTGCGACCTGCACATCGCCCTGCGCGAAGCGCACCGAGCGCTGCGCCCGAACGGTCTCGTCGCCGTCGCCAGCCTGGGTCCAGCCACCTTCCATGAGATGCGCCACGCTTTTGCCGAGGTTGATGACTATCGTCACACGCTCAATTTTCACAGCGAAAATGAAATCCGGAAAATTGCGACCAATCTCGGGTTTACTGCGGTCAACACGAAAAAAAGCACAAAAATCGCACATTATGCCGACTTCAAAACGCTGCTCCGAGCCGTCAAGGCCATTGGCGCCAACCAGCTTGGCGATGGCCGGCGCACCAGCCTGATGAGCCGCAACAATTTTCAGCGTGCCGAGGCCGCTTACGAACAATTGCGTACCTCGGCCGGCCTGCCGCTGAGCTATGACGTCATCTATCTCTACGCAAACAAATGA
- a CDS encoding alpha/beta fold hydrolase, producing MNAPIVFLPGWCLGRTPLNAAVNAINGQIFDLPGYGNAPLITDFYAAADDIAARVQPGTTLAGWSLGAQLALAIAARHPDKVGKLVLVAGTTSFVQRDGWPHAMPPDMLAEFAAGIAADVEAMLPRFVGGFNRGDANAKAVTLELLKLADPRPAGEVLGTGLNWLRDVDLRDSALQVKAPTLLIHGGADPLMPLGAAEALAALIPGAKLAVFDDCAHAPFMSRPDDFLATVRDFLNE from the coding sequence ATGAACGCACCAATCGTTTTTTTGCCAGGCTGGTGCCTGGGACGCACACCGCTGAATGCTGCGGTCAACGCGATAAATGGCCAGATTTTCGATTTGCCCGGCTACGGCAATGCGCCGCTGATCACTGATTTTTACGCAGCCGCTGATGACATCGCCGCCCGCGTGCAACCGGGAACGACACTTGCAGGCTGGTCGCTCGGCGCCCAACTGGCGCTGGCCATCGCCGCACGCCATCCGGATAAGGTCGGCAAATTGGTACTGGTTGCCGGCACCACGTCTTTCGTCCAGCGCGATGGCTGGCCGCACGCCATGCCGCCGGACATGCTGGCCGAATTCGCTGCCGGCATTGCCGCCGATGTCGAAGCCATGCTGCCGCGTTTTGTCGGCGGTTTCAATCGGGGCGATGCCAATGCCAAGGCGGTGACGCTGGAGTTACTCAAACTGGCCGATCCACGTCCTGCGGGTGAAGTGCTCGGCACCGGCCTCAACTGGCTGCGCGACGTCGACCTGCGCGACAGCGCCCTCCAGGTCAAGGCGCCTACCCTGCTTATCCACGGTGGCGCCGACCCGTTGATGCCGCTAGGTGCAGCCGAAGCCCTCGCCGCCTTGATTCCCGGTGCAAAACTGGCCGTTTTCGACGACTGCGCCCACGCCCCCTTCATGTCACGTCCGGATGATTTCCTGGCCACGGTACGCGACTTCCTGAATGAATAG
- the bioF gene encoding 8-amino-7-oxononanoate synthase: MTTYPLEDRLTAELVAHLQELETAGQTRRRRVLEAPCGRIATVDGKNVLNFASNDYLGLAGNDEIAQALAEGAMQWGAGSGASHLVSGHLAPHDALEKEIADFTGFPRALTFSTGYLANLAVTPTLAGRGDAVFADKLNHASLIDAMQQAKANGADVLRYPHNDVAVLETMLAASTAAHKLIVTDAVFSMDGDLAPLPLIFALAERYDAWLVIDDAHGFGVLGPHGKGSLGHFNLPASPRILLMGTLGKAAGVGGAFVAGSETAIEYLLQKGRSYIFTTAQPPAIACALSKSLQLIKNGDALRANLMARIGQLRDGLAGLPLKLLASATTIQPLIVGENEATVTLSKALWERGLWVPAIRPPTVPKGTARLRISVSAAHTEADIAQLITALKELA, from the coding sequence ATGACCACCTATCCGCTTGAAGACCGCCTGACCGCCGAACTTGTCGCGCACTTACAGGAGCTCGAAACTGCCGGCCAGACCCGCCGCCGCCGTGTGCTGGAAGCACCTTGCGGCCGAATTGCCACGGTCGACGGCAAAAACGTGCTGAATTTCGCCAGTAACGATTACCTCGGGCTGGCCGGCAATGACGAGATCGCCCAAGCGCTGGCCGAAGGCGCCATGCAATGGGGGGCCGGCAGCGGTGCTTCGCATCTGGTCAGCGGTCATCTGGCGCCGCATGACGCGCTGGAAAAGGAAATCGCCGACTTCACCGGTTTTCCGCGTGCGCTGACCTTCTCCACCGGCTATCTGGCCAACCTAGCTGTCACACCAACACTGGCCGGGCGCGGTGATGCAGTCTTTGCCGACAAGCTGAACCATGCCTCGCTGATCGACGCCATGCAGCAGGCCAAGGCCAACGGTGCCGACGTTCTGCGCTACCCTCATAACGATGTGGCAGTACTGGAAACCATGCTCGCCGCCAGTACTGCCGCGCACAAGCTCATCGTCACCGACGCCGTGTTCAGCATGGATGGCGACCTTGCGCCGCTGCCGCTGATCTTCGCCCTGGCCGAGCGTTACGACGCATGGCTGGTCATCGACGACGCCCATGGTTTTGGCGTCCTCGGCCCGCACGGCAAGGGCAGCCTCGGCCACTTCAACCTGCCCGCCTCACCGCGCATTTTGCTGATGGGCACCCTGGGCAAGGCTGCCGGCGTCGGTGGCGCCTTCGTCGCCGGCTCGGAGACGGCCATCGAATACCTGCTACAAAAAGGCCGCAGCTACATTTTCACCACCGCTCAGCCACCGGCCATCGCTTGCGCGCTATCGAAGAGCCTCCAACTGATCAAGAATGGTGACGCCCTGCGCGCAAATTTGATGGCTCGTATCGGCCAGTTGCGTGACGGCCTCGCCGGCCTGCCGTTAAAATTGCTGGCCTCGGCCACAACCATTCAGCCGTTGATCGTCGGCGAGAACGAAGCCACCGTGACGCTCTCCAAAGCCTTGTGGGAACGCGGCTTGTGGGTCCCGGCGATTCGTCCGCCGACGGTACCAAAAGGCACGGCACGGCTGCGCATTTCGGTATCTGCCGCTCACACCGAAGCAGATATCGCACAACTGATCACTGCCTTGAAGGAATTGGCATGA
- a CDS encoding type II toxin-antitoxin system RelE/ParE family toxin, with amino-acid sequence MRTKQVIPREQANRDIDETLAYYLGEDSETAALGFIDTLEQAYAHIARHPSTGAIQYAHELNLPGLHFWPLKRYPYLVFYVEQGTHIDIWRVLNAKRDIPAWLQENITP; translated from the coding sequence GTGAGGACCAAGCAGGTCATCCCGCGCGAACAGGCCAATCGGGACATTGACGAAACGCTTGCCTACTATCTGGGCGAAGACTCTGAAACCGCAGCCCTCGGCTTCATCGACACGCTGGAACAAGCCTACGCGCACATCGCCCGCCACCCCTCGACAGGCGCCATTCAATATGCTCACGAACTGAACCTTCCCGGCCTGCATTTCTGGCCGCTCAAACGCTATCCCTACCTCGTTTTTTATGTCGAGCAGGGCACGCATATCGACATCTGGCGCGTACTCAATGCAAAACGCGACATTCCCGCCTGGCTGCAGGAAAATATTACCCCATGA
- a CDS encoding type II toxin-antitoxin system ParD family antitoxin, translating into MSTMNISLPDSLKTFVDDQVSQRGYGTSSEYVRELIRRDQDRLQLRGLLLAGAASAPAAPADAAYFTSLRAHVAQQTGR; encoded by the coding sequence ATGAGCACGATGAATATTTCTCTACCCGATTCGCTGAAAACCTTCGTCGACGATCAGGTCAGCCAACGCGGTTATGGCACCAGTAGCGAGTATGTTCGCGAGCTGATTCGCAGAGATCAGGATCGCCTGCAGTTGCGTGGGCTGTTGCTGGCTGGCGCAGCTTCGGCGCCGGCAGCCCCGGCTGATGCAGCCTATTTCACCAGCCTGCGCGCACACGTGGCTCAGCAAACCGGGCGGTGA
- a CDS encoding adenosylmethionine--8-amino-7-oxononanoate transaminase, with protein sequence MGQSSNADWLARSQAAVWHPCTQMQHHAQTASPAHLPMVPIARGSGAWLYDFDGKRYLDGISSWWTNLFGHANPRINAALREQLETLEHVMLAGFTHQPVVELSERLSALTAGALGHAFYASDGASATEIALKMSFHYWRNIGRPEKAEFLCLAGSYHGETVGALAVTDVAIFKDAYAPLVRAATVIPSPDFRLAESGESPADVARRAAAALEAHLEKHAGKIAALIVEPLVQGAAGMAMYDPAYLRLARQLCDRYEVHLICDEIAVGCGRTGTFFAHEQADIRPDLMCLSKGISGGYLPLSIVLSSDTIYNAFLDDSVTRAFLHSHSYTGNALACRAALATLDIFASDDVLTVNRKKAQKIESALAPLADHPQVKHLRQRGMIAAFDVTTNDPYFSRKFYRAALEREALIRPIGNTVYLMPPYIVSDEEIEHLGAAIKSALTDSLIK encoded by the coding sequence ATGGGTCAGTCGTCGAACGCGGACTGGCTGGCCCGCAGCCAGGCAGCCGTCTGGCACCCCTGCACGCAGATGCAGCACCACGCGCAGACGGCCTCGCCGGCCCACCTGCCGATGGTGCCCATTGCCCGTGGCAGCGGCGCCTGGCTCTACGACTTCGACGGCAAGCGCTACCTCGACGGCATCAGCTCGTGGTGGACCAACCTTTTCGGCCACGCCAATCCGCGCATCAACGCGGCGCTGCGCGAACAGCTTGAAACACTCGAACACGTCATGCTCGCCGGCTTCACGCACCAGCCGGTGGTCGAACTTTCCGAGCGTTTGAGCGCCCTGACCGCCGGCGCTCTCGGCCACGCCTTCTACGCCTCGGACGGCGCCTCGGCCACCGAGATCGCGCTGAAAATGAGCTTTCACTACTGGCGCAATATCGGCCGGCCGGAGAAAGCAGAATTCCTCTGCCTTGCTGGCAGCTACCATGGTGAAACGGTGGGAGCACTGGCAGTAACCGATGTCGCCATTTTCAAGGATGCCTACGCGCCGCTGGTGCGGGCCGCGACGGTCATTCCTTCGCCGGACTTTCGGCTGGCCGAATCCGGTGAAAGCCCGGCCGACGTCGCCCGTCGGGCTGCCGCCGCGCTGGAAGCCCACCTCGAAAAACACGCAGGAAAAATCGCCGCTCTGATCGTCGAACCGCTGGTGCAAGGCGCCGCTGGCATGGCGATGTACGACCCGGCATACCTGCGCCTCGCCCGCCAACTCTGCGACCGCTACGAAGTCCACCTGATCTGCGACGAAATCGCCGTCGGCTGCGGCCGCACCGGCACCTTCTTTGCGCACGAACAAGCGGACATACGGCCAGACCTGATGTGCCTGTCAAAAGGCATTTCCGGCGGCTATCTACCGCTCTCCATCGTCCTCAGCAGCGACACCATCTACAACGCCTTCCTCGACGACTCCGTCACCCGCGCCTTCCTGCACTCGCACTCCTACACCGGCAATGCGCTGGCCTGCCGCGCCGCCCTCGCCACACTCGATATTTTCGCGTCCGACGACGTTCTCACGGTCAACCGGAAAAAAGCGCAAAAAATCGAATCCGCCCTCGCCCCGCTAGCTGATCACCCGCAAGTAAAACACCTACGCCAGCGCGGCATGATCGCCGCCTTCGATGTCACCACCAACGACCCCTATTTCTCCCGCAAGTTCTACCGCGCCGCGCTGGAACGCGAAGCCCTGATCCGGCCGATCGGCAACACGGTTTATTTGATGCCGCCGTATATCGTCAGTGATGAGGAAATTGAACATCTTGGCGCCGCAATCAAGAGTGCGCTGACTGACTCGCTCATCAAATAA
- a CDS encoding DUF2863 family protein: protein MKRTRFGSRDRLSREAAELQRLAIGLSESGGKLEDHYWEEKLAEAVDSLLQDGAEDDINTALDRLFEANPRGHDELADMVESRAETNRLEAHGQAFDIQLFAAPILAWSRFSIPASPLPKDTLQALAVHLGAHVFGGDTRLALADFLFSPDQLPRSFCDTWQLTKQLGEAALAGQHLPVDASGMAETNRFLSDVRYIVGTIAVPRGKPLFRWNEKDGNKETALKEWIAQGNPNLEPLLTGCAWQPLLPDSYHASCRNADRLSRPYSLKASVAFLNSLLGLKPADIRAVVGPCYDRRMEEYRVSLGPTTGDEVYHGIVWPLLGAEDEATDAAGEIEAILRETGVKEVLFLDHHFPMEFCDDCGAPLFPNREAELAHAEMPDQPGTDSQVLH from the coding sequence ATGAAACGCACCCGCTTTGGTTCTCGCGACCGACTTTCCCGCGAAGCGGCTGAGCTGCAACGTCTGGCCATCGGCCTTTCCGAATCCGGCGGCAAGCTCGAAGACCACTACTGGGAAGAGAAGCTGGCCGAAGCCGTCGACAGCCTGTTGCAAGACGGCGCCGAGGATGACATCAATACCGCGCTCGACCGCCTGTTCGAAGCCAATCCACGCGGCCACGACGAACTCGCCGACATGGTCGAATCGCGGGCCGAAACCAACCGGCTGGAAGCCCATGGCCAGGCATTCGACATCCAGCTCTTCGCAGCGCCCATCCTCGCCTGGTCCCGCTTTTCCATCCCGGCCAGCCCGCTGCCCAAAGACACGCTGCAGGCGCTGGCCGTTCACCTCGGCGCCCATGTTTTTGGTGGCGACACCCGCCTGGCGCTGGCCGATTTCCTGTTCAGCCCCGACCAGTTGCCGCGCAGTTTCTGCGACACCTGGCAACTGACCAAACAGCTCGGTGAGGCCGCATTGGCCGGCCAGCATCTGCCAGTCGACGCCTCCGGCATGGCTGAAACCAACCGCTTCCTGTCCGACGTTCGCTACATCGTCGGCACCATCGCCGTCCCGCGCGGCAAGCCGCTGTTCCGCTGGAACGAAAAAGACGGCAACAAGGAAACCGCGCTCAAGGAATGGATCGCGCAGGGCAACCCCAACCTGGAACCGCTGCTCACCGGCTGCGCCTGGCAACCGCTGCTGCCGGATTCGTACCACGCCTCCTGCCGCAATGCCGACCGCCTGTCCCGCCCCTATTCGCTGAAAGCCTCGGTCGCTTTCCTGAACAGCCTGCTCGGCCTGAAGCCAGCCGACATCCGCGCCGTCGTCGGCCCCTGCTACGACCGCAGGATGGAGGAATACCGTGTCAGCCTCGGCCCAACGACCGGTGACGAGGTTTACCACGGCATCGTCTGGCCACTGCTCGGCGCTGAAGACGAAGCCACCGACGCGGCCGGCGAAATCGAAGCCATCCTGCGTGAAACCGGCGTCAAGGAAGTTCTCTTCCTCGACCACCATTTCCCGATGGAATTCTGCGACGACTGCGGCGCCCCGCTCTTCCCCAATCGCGAAGCAGAACTGGCCCACGCCGAAATGCCAGACCAACCCGGCACCGACTCACAAGTCCTGCACTAA
- a CDS encoding YbhB/YbcL family Raf kinase inhibitor-like protein — protein sequence MTNNRYSLIALAVLAFASSGVRSDEFRVEVVDQTDGHLAAEQFANAFGCTGGNVSPLVRWSGAPAGTQSYVVTMYDPDAPTGSGWWHWTVANIPAEVRELPAGVGSAKGPLPAGATAVRGDAGSAGYFGACPPVGEVHRYEIAVHALKVAHLDFPADASPALVGYLTHLNRLAKAMTTLQGAR from the coding sequence ATGACCAACAATCGTTACAGCCTTATTGCGCTGGCCGTGCTGGCTTTTGCGTCGAGCGGGGTTCGCTCGGACGAGTTCAGGGTAGAAGTCGTCGACCAGACTGATGGCCATCTGGCCGCTGAGCAATTCGCCAATGCGTTCGGCTGCACGGGCGGCAATGTCTCGCCGCTGGTCCGATGGTCGGGCGCGCCAGCCGGCACCCAAAGCTATGTGGTGACGATGTACGATCCCGACGCGCCGACTGGTTCCGGCTGGTGGCATTGGACGGTGGCGAATATTCCCGCCGAGGTGCGCGAGTTGCCGGCTGGAGTGGGCAGCGCGAAGGGGCCATTGCCCGCAGGTGCCACAGCGGTGCGCGGCGACGCCGGGAGCGCAGGCTATTTCGGCGCCTGCCCGCCGGTTGGCGAAGTCCATCGTTACGAGATCGCGGTCCATGCACTGAAGGTGGCACATCTCGACTTTCCAGCGGATGCTTCGCCCGCCCTGGTTGGTTACCTGACGCATCTCAATCGCCTGGCAAAGGCAATGACGACGCTGCAGGGCGCTCGCTGA
- a CDS encoding DUF1272 domain-containing protein → MLELRPNCECCDKDLPPESTEARICTFECTFCASCVETVLHGICPNCGGEFVPRPRRPPGKLIANPASTKRVHHPGGCPKSP, encoded by the coding sequence ATGCTTGAACTGAGACCCAACTGCGAGTGTTGCGACAAGGATCTGCCGCCGGAATCGACGGAGGCACGCATCTGCACGTTCGAGTGCACGTTTTGTGCGAGCTGCGTGGAAACGGTATTGCACGGTATTTGCCCGAATTGCGGCGGCGAGTTTGTGCCACGTCCGCGTCGGCCGCCGGGCAAACTGATTGCCAATCCGGCTTCGACAAAGCGCGTCCATCATCCTGGCGGCTGCCCGAAAAGTCCTTGA
- a CDS encoding helix-turn-helix transcriptional regulator, whose amino-acid sequence MSSPIVWPESTPHILHRPGVLQRQVLEFRRLFIEQPLVIVVERGEKALRWDGGDCVVGAGEVVAIAGGQALDIENRPDAGIYRAFWLAWDASLLARHAAQQTVARPISRVSPIRRLLPGFVESAKAMMAALDNAELPQPVAAHRATEMLHWLDVCGCSFAPPEVASVAQKVRQLVASDLAKAWLAPEVASRLAMSEATLRLRLADEGVSLSAILSDARLSYALTLLQATTQPVSQIALAVGYQSPSHLTMRFRRRFGFPLSAIREAERRA is encoded by the coding sequence ATGTCTTCGCCCATAGTCTGGCCCGAAAGTACGCCGCACATCCTGCATCGACCCGGCGTGCTGCAGCGGCAGGTGCTGGAATTCCGGCGGCTGTTCATCGAGCAGCCGTTGGTGATCGTCGTCGAGCGCGGTGAAAAGGCCTTGCGCTGGGATGGCGGCGACTGCGTCGTGGGGGCCGGTGAGGTCGTGGCGATTGCCGGTGGCCAGGCGCTGGACATCGAAAACCGGCCGGACGCCGGCATTTACCGTGCCTTCTGGCTGGCCTGGGATGCCTCGCTGCTGGCCCGGCACGCGGCACAACAAACGGTGGCTCGGCCGATCAGCAGGGTTTCGCCGATCCGCCGCCTGCTGCCAGGATTTGTCGAATCGGCCAAGGCAATGATGGCCGCGCTCGACAACGCCGAACTGCCGCAGCCGGTGGCCGCGCACCGGGCGACTGAAATGCTGCACTGGCTCGATGTTTGTGGCTGCAGCTTTGCGCCGCCCGAGGTGGCAAGCGTGGCGCAAAAAGTGCGGCAACTGGTCGCGAGCGATCTGGCCAAGGCGTGGCTGGCGCCAGAAGTCGCATCGCGGCTGGCGATGAGTGAAGCAACCTTGCGCCTACGGTTGGCCGATGAGGGCGTCAGTCTGTCAGCAATCCTGAGCGACGCCCGGCTTTCCTACGCGCTCACTCTGCTGCAAGCGACAACGCAGCCGGTGAGCCAGATTGCGCTTGCCGTCGGCTATCAGTCGCCATCGCATTTGACGATGCGTTTCCGGCGCCGTTTCGGTTTTCCGCTTTCGGCCATCCGGGAGGCCGAACGCCGGGCTTGA